From a region of the Methanolobus tindarius DSM 2278 genome:
- a CDS encoding helix-turn-helix transcriptional regulator: MKPVYLICFIAIILMLTGVGSAANIATVHGVAYEWSTFEPLDNAIIEVNSTPTQSMVAQYGVYSFELANGTYMITASYYEDDQLTYYAEDIITVSEEGSYVLDLLLVPSYSSSNETESEVSNIESSSGTNSNSLVYGSILVIVILLVLLISQMKQKPQSTKHAVKKEQAHQVTAEVPSEIEVKPVQQEEKAAAFEIETSSPTVVVQETREFAELLPEAEEPVEEVTSSAIKTESVPEEPESVSAPTQEPDISNEPVPADLQEILDILKSQGGRMTQKDMRKRLKYSEGKVSLMLLDLEKRGKIQKFKKGRGNVLFLVESEK; this comes from the coding sequence ATGAAACCAGTATATCTAATTTGCTTTATTGCAATTATCCTGATGCTGACAGGTGTTGGATCTGCAGCTAATATTGCAACTGTGCATGGCGTAGCCTATGAATGGAGTACATTTGAACCTCTTGATAATGCTATTATTGAGGTGAATTCAACACCAACACAATCAATGGTGGCTCAGTATGGAGTCTACTCCTTTGAACTTGCAAATGGTACATACATGATTACTGCAAGTTATTATGAGGACGATCAGCTTACTTATTATGCAGAGGATATAATCACAGTTTCTGAGGAAGGAAGCTATGTTCTTGATCTGTTACTGGTGCCTTCCTATTCAAGTTCCAATGAAACCGAGTCTGAAGTTTCCAATATCGAAAGTTCATCAGGTACCAACAGTAATTCTCTTGTTTATGGTTCTATACTGGTAATTGTTATTCTTCTTGTTCTTCTTATATCCCAGATGAAACAAAAGCCTCAGTCTACCAAACATGCCGTAAAGAAGGAACAAGCTCATCAAGTTACTGCAGAAGTTCCTTCAGAAATTGAAGTAAAACCTGTTCAACAAGAGGAAAAAGCAGCGGCATTTGAAATCGAAACTTCAAGTCCGACAGTTGTAGTACAGGAAACACGTGAATTTGCAGAACTTTTGCCAGAGGCTGAGGAACCAGTGGAAGAAGTAACTTCTTCTGCCATAAAAACTGAATCAGTTCCTGAAGAGCCCGAATCTGTGTCCGCACCAACTCAGGAACCGGATATTTCTAACGAACCCGTTCCCGCTGACCTTCAGGAAATACTGGATATACTGAAATCCCAGGGTGGAAGAATGACGCAGAAAGATATGCGTAAGCGCCTGAAGTACTCAGAAGGAAAGGTAAGTCTTATGCTTCTTGATCTTGAGAAGAGGGGCAAGATCCAGAAATTCAAGAAAGGACGTGGAAATGTTCTTTTCCTTGTGGAATCTGAAAAATAA
- a CDS encoding ABC transporter ATP-binding protein has translation MDENLNNTEQEKQPQNGTPDTLMRLTDVWKIYKMGEVEFAALKGIDLEILHGEFVVILGPSGSGKSTMMNLLGCLDLPSKGVVELNNKDISKMKESELAQIRGQLIGFIFQTFNLLPTLNTIENVMLPLEFQEANPDESWKRAEQLLDIVSLGNKKYNLPSQLSGGQRQRVAIARSLAVDPKVILADEPTGNLDSETGNYILEFLSDLHKREGKTIIMITHDPELTKYADRVVHIKDGLVDNIEIIKHEAM, from the coding sequence ATGGACGAGAATCTCAATAATACTGAACAAGAAAAACAGCCGCAAAATGGCACTCCTGACACTCTCATGCGTCTGACAGACGTGTGGAAGATCTACAAAATGGGAGAAGTCGAGTTTGCGGCATTAAAAGGTATTGATCTGGAGATCCTGCATGGTGAATTTGTAGTCATACTTGGTCCAAGTGGAAGCGGTAAGAGTACAATGATGAACCTGCTGGGCTGCCTTGATCTTCCAAGCAAGGGAGTTGTTGAACTCAACAACAAGGATATTTCCAAAATGAAAGAATCCGAACTTGCCCAGATCAGAGGTCAGCTAATTGGATTCATTTTCCAGACTTTCAACCTGCTTCCTACATTGAACACCATCGAAAATGTGATGCTACCTCTTGAATTCCAGGAAGCAAATCCGGATGAATCGTGGAAAAGAGCAGAGCAGCTTCTTGATATAGTGAGTCTTGGAAATAAAAAATACAATCTTCCTTCACAGTTATCAGGAGGACAAAGGCAGAGGGTTGCTATTGCAAGATCTCTTGCAGTAGACCCTAAAGTAATACTTGCTGACGAACCAACTGGTAATCTCGATAGTGAAACGGGAAATTATATTCTTGAGTTCCTAAGTGATCTTCACAAGAGAGAAGGTAAGACTATCATTATGATAACCCACGATCCTGAATTAACGAAATATGCAGATCGTGTTGTTCACATCAAAGACGGATTGGTCGATAATATAGAGATAATAAAGCATGAAGCAATGTGA